A DNA window from Daucus carota subsp. sativus chromosome 3, DH1 v3.0, whole genome shotgun sequence contains the following coding sequences:
- the LOC108214643 gene encoding glycine-rich cell wall structural protein 2, with translation MKHEIFCITSLVVLSFFVMSSSASSGGGGRKMGAPEKSGSGSGHGPNWEYNWGWGSTPNSGWGSGSGSGRSPHGFGKGFGYGSGSGSGSGSGYGYGTGGGGAHGGGYGSGSGSGGAYGGGYGSGSGSDHGARDGEYGYGGGYGFVSGSGHSPPHG, from the coding sequence ATGAAACACGAGATATTTTGTATCACTAGTCTCGTAGTGCTGAGCTTCTTTGTTATGAGTTCGTCGGCGTCTAGTGGTGGTGGAGGACGGAAGATGGGGGCACCGGAGAAGAGTGGGAGTGGATCAGGACATGGTCCTAACTGGGAATACAACTGGGGCTGGGGTTCAACACCAAATAGCGGAtggggttcgggttcgggttctgGTAGGTCTCCACATGGATTTGGAAAGGGTTTTGGATATGGTTCTGGGTCCGGTTCTGGTTCAGGCTCCGGATATGGGTATGGAACTGGAGGGGGTGGTGCTCATGGTGGTGGATACGGTTCTGGAAGTGGTTCTGGAGGAGCTTATGGTGGTGGATATGGGTCTGGCTCTGGGAGTGATCATGGTGCTCGTGATGGTGAATATGGTTATGGAGGTGGGTATGGGTTCGTGAGTGGATCTGGACATTCACCACCCCACGGATGA